In the Muricauda sp. MAR_2010_75 genome, one interval contains:
- a CDS encoding ATP-dependent helicase, which yields MSTFLDELNDAQRAPVLHKDGPLMVIAGAGSGKTRVLTYRIAHLMNQGVDSFNILALTFTNKAAREMKKRIASIVGDSEAKNLWMGTFHSVFAKLLRYDGDKLGFPSNFTIYDTQDSQRLIAAIIKEMGLDKDIYKYKQIQNRISSYKNSLITVKAYFQNPELVEADAMAKRPRMGEIYKNYVDRCFKAGAMDFDDLLLRTNELLTRFPEVLMKYQDRFRYILVDEYQDTNHSQYLIVKALSDRYQNICVVGDDAQSIYSFRGANITNILNFQRDYDDVAVYRLEQNYRSTQNIVKAANSIIAKNRDQLEKVVWTSNDEGHKIKIHRSPTDAEEGRYVSSSIFETKMQQQLQNGDFAVLYRTNSQSRSIEDALRKRDIPYRIYGGLSFYQRKEIKDVLAYLRLIVNPKDEEALKRVINFPARGIGQTTIDRLVVAANHYGRSIFEVMEHLAKLNLNINAGTKRKLGDFVTMIKSFQIMNEGADAFTLAEHVAKKTGLLLEFKKDGTPEGIARMENIEELLNGIKDFVEGQKELADATGSLTEFLEDVALATDMDKEVGDDDRVALMTIHLAKGLEFPYVYVVGMEEDLFPSAMSMNTRSELEEERRLFYVALTRAEKQATLTYTQNRYRWGKLIDAEPSRFLEEIDEQYVENLTPLNDGYRYKSMINADIFGEVDKSKLRQIKPKSGTPPSTHRPNEQQLRKLRKLKPELSTSTTNNNIIDSNLSEGVLVNHTRFGRGKVLKIEGVGNDKKAEIHFEQGGMKKLLLRFAKLEVIDNT from the coding sequence TTGAGTACTTTTTTGGATGAATTGAATGATGCGCAACGAGCCCCTGTATTGCACAAGGATGGGCCTTTGATGGTGATAGCGGGTGCCGGTTCCGGGAAGACCCGGGTTCTAACATACCGTATTGCCCACTTGATGAACCAAGGGGTGGATTCGTTCAATATCTTGGCCTTGACCTTTACCAACAAAGCCGCCCGTGAAATGAAAAAGCGGATTGCTTCCATTGTTGGGGATTCGGAGGCGAAGAACCTTTGGATGGGGACTTTTCACTCGGTATTTGCCAAGTTGTTGCGCTATGACGGTGATAAATTGGGATTCCCCAGCAACTTTACCATTTATGACACCCAAGACTCCCAACGTTTGATTGCGGCCATCATCAAAGAGATGGGATTGGACAAGGATATATATAAATACAAACAGATTCAGAACCGAATTTCATCCTACAAGAATAGTTTGATCACGGTCAAGGCCTATTTCCAGAATCCTGAATTGGTGGAAGCTGACGCCATGGCCAAACGACCCAGAATGGGAGAGATTTACAAGAATTATGTAGATCGTTGCTTTAAGGCTGGCGCCATGGATTTCGATGACCTTCTGCTGCGCACCAATGAGCTATTGACCCGTTTTCCAGAGGTTTTGATGAAATACCAGGATAGGTTCCGGTATATTTTGGTGGATGAGTACCAAGATACCAATCACTCCCAATATTTGATTGTAAAAGCATTGTCGGACCGATACCAGAATATTTGTGTTGTGGGAGATGATGCGCAAAGTATTTATTCCTTCCGAGGGGCCAACATCACTAACATTCTCAACTTTCAACGGGATTATGACGATGTGGCCGTATACCGATTGGAACAAAATTATCGGTCCACCCAAAATATCGTCAAAGCGGCCAACTCCATCATCGCTAAAAACCGCGACCAGTTGGAAAAAGTGGTCTGGACCTCCAACGATGAAGGGCATAAAATAAAAATACACAGAAGCCCAACCGATGCAGAAGAGGGTAGATATGTGTCCAGCTCCATTTTTGAGACCAAAATGCAACAACAGCTGCAAAACGGTGATTTTGCGGTGTTGTATCGGACCAACTCACAGTCCCGATCCATTGAAGATGCGCTCAGAAAACGGGATATTCCGTATCGCATTTACGGAGGACTTTCTTTTTATCAACGTAAAGAAATCAAGGACGTATTGGCCTATTTGCGGTTGATCGTCAACCCAAAGGATGAAGAAGCACTAAAGCGGGTCATCAATTTTCCGGCACGGGGTATTGGTCAAACCACCATAGACCGACTTGTCGTAGCAGCAAATCATTATGGACGGTCCATTTTTGAGGTAATGGAGCACTTGGCCAAGCTTAACCTGAACATCAATGCCGGAACGAAACGCAAGCTTGGGGACTTTGTGACCATGATCAAGAGTTTCCAAATCATGAATGAAGGAGCTGATGCCTTTACCTTGGCAGAGCATGTGGCCAAAAAAACAGGATTGTTGTTGGAGTTTAAAAAGGATGGGACTCCAGAGGGTATCGCCCGAATGGAGAACATTGAGGAACTCTTGAACGGAATCAAGGATTTTGTGGAAGGTCAGAAAGAATTGGCCGATGCTACGGGAAGCCTGACCGAATTCTTGGAAGATGTGGCCTTGGCCACCGACATGGACAAGGAAGTAGGGGATGATGACCGAGTAGCTTTAATGACCATCCACTTGGCCAAAGGATTGGAGTTTCCGTATGTATATGTGGTTGGGATGGAGGAAGACCTTTTTCCATCAGCAATGAGCATGAATACCCGAAGTGAACTGGAAGAAGAACGTCGATTGTTCTACGTGGCCCTGACCCGGGCAGAGAAGCAGGCCACTCTCACCTATACCCAAAACCGTTATCGATGGGGAAAACTTATTGATGCAGAGCCTAGTCGGTTTTTGGAGGAAATCGATGAGCAATATGTGGAAAACCTTACTCCATTAAATGATGGGTATCGCTATAAATCTATGATCAATGCCGATATTTTTGGAGAAGTGGACAAAAGCAAGCTTCGGCAGATTAAGCCAAAGAGTGGAACCCCACCCAGCACCCATAGGCCTAATGAACAGCAATTGCGAAAGTTGCGAAAGCTGAAACCTGAACTTTCCACATCAACCACTAACAATAATATTATCGATTCCAACTTATCGGAAGGGGTATTGGTGAACCATACCCGTTTTGGTAGGGGCAAGGTGCTCAAGATTGAAGGTGTAGGAAATGACAAGAAAGCTGAAATCCATTTTGAGCAAGGCGGTATGAAAAAACTGTTGCTCCGTTTTGCCAAGTTAGAGGTCATAGATAATACATAA
- a CDS encoding MFS transporter → MKKLFSDPIFLATTLLIVLLFGIAGFHFEMGFPPMIGMVLGIIIGIVLLVSLKLLISLAKPVFKTISIGFLTTFLSGLLALVILKNFAFRWPTLLFYLLALWVFMCFVLLILGFKKVKSKKNGKTGWVMIIASLVIVVLGLYGFNSLDGDPYLNTKTKPETNRNSTMLSEMGIEDPSQKGLFQVETFTYGSGTDEKRPEYTEGVKIKTPTVDASRILPDWKGKKKKWREKFWGFGVENFPLNGRVYMPKGDGPFPLVLMVHGNHSMIDYSDAGYAYLGELLASRGAIAVSVDENFINAHWSGDFRGKEMPARGWLLLKHLEQWKNWNDGGNSDLAGKVDMDHIVLVGHSRGGEAVSIAAAYNELERFPDNAQETFNFGFGIKGIITVAPTDYRYEREITLKNINYLSLQGAYDSDEVSFWGMRPYHRLQFSDDFKGFKAGVYMNHANHGQFNSTWGRSDFGAPMKWLLNLKPLVSGEDQRQMAKVYVSAFVETVLKDNNKYLNVFKSVDGVKDWLPGETYLSQYADASKKILLDFEDDIDVTTGKENIQLSAENFKIWREEGLLSRDNEKRQNNALVLGWKYGSKATKDSLPQYHIHIPDTLKDFGTMDTLALSIGVGNISELDLKEKEKDFSGMGFNFSVVFKDSLGNTASVDLASTTILPVPIRSKFTKFKFLDKEMIGSAWEVQMKSCYVPIASVLHKNNSLDVSRLKTISLVFDKDSLGIVVVDDIGVYGNSMKEEKILSE, encoded by the coding sequence ATGAAAAAATTATTCTCCGACCCCATTTTTCTGGCCACCACTTTACTGATTGTACTGCTTTTTGGAATTGCAGGTTTTCATTTTGAAATGGGATTTCCTCCCATGATCGGAATGGTATTGGGCATTATCATCGGAATAGTACTGTTGGTCAGCTTAAAACTCCTTATTTCATTGGCCAAACCGGTGTTCAAAACGATTTCTATTGGATTTCTGACCACGTTTTTAAGTGGTTTGCTGGCCTTGGTTATTTTAAAAAACTTTGCTTTCCGTTGGCCTACATTGTTGTTCTATCTTCTGGCTTTATGGGTCTTTATGTGTTTTGTGCTTCTTATTTTGGGTTTTAAAAAAGTCAAGAGCAAGAAGAATGGCAAGACTGGTTGGGTCATGATTATCGCTTCATTGGTCATTGTGGTATTGGGCCTTTATGGATTCAATAGTTTGGATGGTGACCCGTATCTGAATACGAAAACAAAACCGGAGACCAATAGAAATAGTACCATGCTTTCAGAAATGGGAATTGAAGATCCCTCTCAAAAGGGTCTTTTTCAGGTTGAAACGTTCACCTATGGAAGCGGAACTGATGAAAAAAGACCTGAATATACCGAAGGAGTCAAGATAAAAACTCCGACGGTCGACGCTTCCCGAATATTGCCCGATTGGAAGGGCAAAAAGAAAAAATGGCGTGAAAAATTCTGGGGTTTTGGGGTAGAAAACTTTCCATTGAACGGACGAGTGTACATGCCCAAAGGCGATGGTCCTTTTCCATTGGTGCTTATGGTGCACGGAAACCATAGTATGATTGATTATTCCGATGCGGGCTATGCCTATCTCGGGGAATTGTTGGCGAGTAGGGGCGCTATAGCCGTATCTGTGGACGAGAATTTCATCAATGCACATTGGTCCGGTGATTTTAGGGGCAAAGAAATGCCGGCAAGAGGTTGGCTTTTGTTGAAGCACTTGGAGCAATGGAAAAATTGGAATGATGGGGGCAATTCTGATTTGGCTGGAAAGGTGGATATGGACCATATTGTTTTGGTCGGACATTCCAGGGGAGGTGAGGCCGTTTCCATTGCAGCAGCTTATAATGAATTGGAACGATTTCCGGATAATGCACAGGAAACCTTCAATTTTGGTTTTGGAATAAAGGGAATCATCACAGTTGCCCCAACGGATTATCGGTATGAGCGGGAAATCACCTTAAAAAACATCAATTACTTGTCTCTGCAAGGTGCCTACGATTCGGATGAGGTCAGTTTCTGGGGTATGCGTCCTTACCATAGATTGCAGTTTTCGGATGACTTCAAAGGATTTAAGGCGGGAGTGTACATGAACCACGCAAACCACGGGCAGTTCAATTCCACTTGGGGCCGTTCAGATTTTGGGGCGCCTATGAAGTGGTTGTTGAACCTAAAACCGCTGGTTTCTGGTGAGGACCAGCGCCAGATGGCCAAGGTCTATGTCAGTGCCTTTGTGGAAACGGTATTGAAGGACAACAACAAATATCTAAACGTTTTCAAAAGTGTGGATGGGGTAAAGGATTGGCTTCCCGGAGAAACCTATTTGAGTCAATATGCAGACGCTTCCAAAAAAATATTGTTGGATTTTGAAGATGACATCGATGTGACTACAGGAAAAGAAAATATACAGCTAAGTGCCGAGAATTTTAAAATATGGCGCGAAGAGGGACTTTTGTCTCGGGATAATGAAAAGCGACAAAACAATGCATTGGTCTTGGGTTGGAAGTATGGAAGTAAGGCTACCAAAGATTCATTACCGCAATACCATATCCACATACCGGACACTTTAAAGGATTTTGGTACCATGGATACACTGGCATTATCTATTGGTGTTGGAAATATTTCAGAATTGGACCTTAAAGAAAAAGAAAAGGATTTTTCAGGAATGGGGTTCAACTTTAGTGTGGTTTTTAAAGATAGTTTGGGCAACACGGCCTCTGTTGACTTGGCCAGCACCACTATTTTACCTGTACCCATCCGAAGTAAGTTCACCAAATTCAAGTTTTTGGATAAGGAGATGATAGGTAGCGCCTGGGAAGTGCAGATGAAGAGCTGTTATGTGCCGATTGCATCAGTTTTACACAAGAACAATAGTCTGGATGTTAGCAGGCTGAAAACCATCAGTCTGGTATTTGATAAAGATTCCCTAGGTATAGTGGTTGTGGACGATATTGGTGTTTATGGGAATAGCATGAAAGAAGAAAAAATCCTTTCGGAATAA